The Canis lupus dingo isolate Sandy chromosome 7, ASM325472v2, whole genome shotgun sequence DNA window GCTGCTCCCCGCCCAGCCTCACCCCTTCCCGCAGGGTCCCGAAGGGGCCCCCCCACGTATCCCACCCACTGGGCCAGAGAAGAGCTGGGAGCCTGTCctggtccccctgcccccagcactcACAGGTCCACTCGGTGGCGTGGGGCCCCACTGCCCGCCACGGCCCGGCCACAGCACAGAGCGTCAGCTCGTGGGGGGTGCCCGGGGAGAGGTGAAGGAAGGTGTGGCTGGAGACCCCGCGTCCGACCACTGCAGTCAGGTTGGTGCCGCCCAAGAGGTCTGTGAGCACCAGGAGGAGCCCGGCGGCCCCAGCCGAGTGGTTCCAGGAGGCGTGCAGGGCACCGGTGCCCAGGGCACGCAGCAGCAGCTGGGGAGGGGACACGGGGGCTGGAAGAAGGTGGGGAGAGCAGAGTCAGGCCCCGAAGGGCCGTGGGGTGGGCGCCGGCACCAGCCCTGGCGGTAGGAGAGCGGAAGCCCGGCTCTGCTGGGCCAAGGCGGCCCGTGCGGCTCTGGCCTGTCCCCGCCGCTCCCAGACCGGCTGCCGTCTGGGCCTCGCCAAGCACCGGCCTTACCTGTCCACTGGCGGACGCTGCTCTTGGCCTGGGGGTCGCCGGCCCAGGTGGTGGCCTCCAGAACATACTCGCTGCCTGGCCGGAGGTCACTGAAAGTGTAGGACAGGGAGCCCCGTGGCACGGAGATGTTGCGCACCAGCGTCTGGGACTCCAGGTGGTAGAGGAGAAGGCAGCAGGCCCCCTGCTCCCCCGGGGCAGCAGCCCACGAGGCCTCGAGGCTGGACGGGCTCCCGGGGCTCCGGAGCTGCAGGTCGCGGACAGCGGCGGGGGTTGCGCAGAGGTGGGGAGAAGCGGCACGTCGGGACCAGAGGGGCCGCACCCCGGGGCCCCCCGGGGCCTCTAGACGGGTTGCCGTCCCAGCGTGGTCCTCGGAGAAGTtgccctcctgggctccctggTCCCTGGCCACCCCCCGGGACAGCCGCCTCCCGCTCGGCCCCAGCCCGCAGGCGACACGGCGGGGCTCCGTCCACAGGGCCGCAGGGCAGTCCCCGCCAGCAGGGAGCGACTTCCGGCCCGGGGCCCGGAGCGCAGGCTGCGTAGGTGCGGGCCCGGAGCGCTGCCCTTCTACAGCCCGGGGGACGCAAGTGGGTGAGGCCGAGGGCACGGCTGAACTTGTctggccccggggctgcccagctcaGAAAGAGGCTGGTCggcctcccctggcctccctccaGGGAAAGGGGTGCATCCAGAGTCTCCCAATGCCCTCTCCTCTACAGGACGGAAGGCAGAAAAAAGGGCCGGAGCGGAGGCCAAAGCTGGCATGGAGAAATCGACCCTGCGCCCCCCGGACCTCCTGGACCCCCGCCCCGTGGAGACACCTACCTTCTCTCGGTGTGTCTGGGCTCCCAGCCGGGGCGTCtccctgcaggaggagggggaggagatggGCAGAGGCTGTGGGGTCTGGGCCTCCGTGAAAGGCAGTGGGCCACAGGGTCAGGATCAGTGAGAGGGCCGTCCTGGGCCTGGCACTGCCCCAGAGAGGCCCCAGAGCAGCCCCCCAGGCACAGCCAGGCTCGGAGGCAGCCGGGCACGGGGAGGCCATCTGGGGAGGGCGGCGGTGGGGCCCCGCAGACAGCCGGACAGGCCCTGGAGgagggagccccccgcccccccccccgcccccagggcccacCGCACCTTGGCCAGGAAACCGCAGAGCCAGAGCAAGGCTGCAAACAGGACGGGGGACCTCATCCTGACGCTGTAAGGGAACGATGGAGGCAGCAGGGGCGGAGCCAGGCCCCCCAACCCTCCCCTTGCCGCCTGGTGGGCAGGGGTGGAAGCAGGCGCAGGCAGCAGGCGGCCCAAGAGCAAGGGGCTGTCTCTGGACGCAGACCCTAAGCCCTCGGCCGCTCCAagtctcccccagcccccagggccgGAGGGTGGAAGCCGATTGCACCTGTGAGGCTGCAGAGaagccctcctctccctcccctgccccagcacaCCCCCCTccgccctgcccctcctccagcagaTAAGTCCCAGGGAGGCCTGGGAAAGTCCAGGACAAAGACAAGGGTGGCCTTGCCAGCGGGCACACAGGGCACAGGCAGTGgctccccacccccggccccaaAGAAGAGTGCGGTTGTGCTATCAGCAGGCGGACACAGGGGCTCTGCGGCCAGCCGGGGAGGCGAGGGCTGGGGACGCGTGCACGGGTGGGGCTGAGGGGATGCGCCCGCTGGGAGCGCGTCCCCCTCGGTGCCCCCACGTGGCTCCAGGCCTTCGtggacggggtggggtggggtgtgtgttgggggcccCATTCTAAAGGCCGCGAACCACCGCGATGACAGGTCTAGAAGAGCCCGCCTGGCCCCTGGGACCCATCTGCTCCCACATCCTCACTGAGCTCCACGGAGGGGGACCCCGGCCCCAGATAGCAAATCCTGCTCCTAACCCCCAACTGGGGTCCTCTCGGCCTGGAGCTCTCTTAGGAGCTACCTAAGTCTTGCGGTGGTGGCTTCCCGTCCGCACCTCCCCTACCTAGGTCAGCGGTGCCCACctgtccccctgcaccccccgcccccaccaggcTGCAAGCAGGTTAAGCGCAGGGGAGCCTCCCCGAGGCCTGGCCTAGAAGCGGGTCAGCTTCACCCCGGCCTAGAGCCAGCTCCTCACCTGGAGGCCCGCACCCTGTGTCCCTACCCCGACAGAAGGGCGGGAGCAGGAGGGAAAGCAAGGGCTCGGGCCCTGGGGAAGGAGCCCGGGACTCCCGCCCCCTCAGGAAGTGGCAAGGGGCAGGTGCAGAAAGCAGGCGGGATAGAAGCTGAACTTCGGGGGCCGCAGGAGGACGCCCAGAGCCTGGCCGCCGCCCTTCCCCCTCCGCACACggcccccacccggcccccaCCTCAGAGCCAGCCACCTACCCGGCCTCGGGATAGGGGCCTGCAAACGGCGCTGCACACTCATCAGGTTTTCCAGGCTGCGTGCGTGTGTACATGCACACGTGTGTTCTTTCAGCGGGGAGCAGGGGGTCAGAGAGCAGCCGGGGAGAGGCCCCAGTGTGGCCAGGAGGTGGGGAGCCTCCTCCCCGTgccgccagccccgcccccctcGCCTGGGGTACCCCCTCTGCTCTTTCTAGCACAGTctccagaagcagcagcaaagaGGAGACGCGAGGTGGAGACATCCTGATTCAGAACCTCCACAGAGATGCGGCCACACAGGGTATAGGTGGGGGGGCGGGTCTCACGCTGCCCGCGAGCTCCcgtggggggcccggggggcagCACAGATGCCCCAGCTGGTGCTGCGGACAGTCCCGGGGAAGCAGGACCACACCTGGCCACAGGAGCACGCCTGCACCTGCCAGCTGCCCGCCCGCccggcagagggaggaggggcccagAGGGGGTGGACATAACCCACAGACAGGTCAGCCGCCCCAGcccaggctccccattcagcaaaaaaaaaaaaagtaccacaaGGGCTGTCTCCTGCGCGGCAACCACTCCCACAGACAAACCCACATCCTCTCCCTAGAGAAGCCCCGGGGTCCTCCTGAGTCTCAGAGCACCTACCGATCCCTTCTGGAGAGGGCAGGGCACCCCGATTCCCAAATGCCAGCCAGCAGTGTCTGCCCACAGCCATCCCACGCAgctccctccaggcccctcctGTCCCCGGCCTGGAGCCAGGGTGTCCCCCGCGCGAGGGGAGGATAGTCGCCGGCAGGACAGGGGCCGGATGGACGCGCGGGACAGCGAGGCTCCCACTCCTCCTCCCACACCCTGGGCAAGGTCCCTGGGGGCGGGGTAGACCGGGatcctggggggctggggggccgtgCGGGGCTATGGGCGCGGGCAGATGGACACCCTGCAGGTGGGCGCTGCAGGGGAGCACACACCCATCCGGATGCACGAGCACGTGTGGGCACATGTGTACACGGGGCATCCAAGGGCATCGCGGAGGGGGAGACGGACAGGAGGGTCCCGGACGGGCGGACCATATGGTAGGAGAGATGTTCACCCCCCTGGCCCTCGGGCTGTGGTCTGTTCGGGCCTCCAGTCCCCCTGGAGGGACCTGAGCCCCAGCAGCTGGCCAAGAATGGGCTCCTCCCGGCCTCCCCGGGCGCTCAGCCCACCTGAGTCCCCGGTCCTcggctgggggtgtggggtgtgggaaAGTCCCCCTCGCCAGCAGGTACCCAAaaggtgttggggaaactgggtCGGGCGGGTGAGCTTCCAGGATGGCCGGCTCGGTggcagggccccagggcaggCTGGCATCTCCTGGCCAGACGGCCGCTGGCCCACCTCCTAGGGCTGCCGTGCCCCACTCCCAGGGTCCCCTGAGCCCCCCGGCTTTGGCAGGAGAGGCCCCCCGGCTCCTCACTCACTGTGTCTCGGGCCCCCCCCTCCGCCAGAGCCAAGCAGGGCCTGGAGTGCTGGGCTGGCCAGCAGGCCTTGGCTGGCCCGGGGTTTGGGGGGACGTGGGGGGCACCTACGACCCTAGGGCTTCTCCGGAGAGGGGCGGGGAGGCCTAAGGAGGACTGGGGCGCGTGCAGGGTGCAGGACACGGGAGTCCTGGCCGCCGGCTGCGGGCCCCAAGCCCAGGAGCGTCCCCTTGGGATCCCACAGGGTGGCAGCCCTTGCCTCTGGGGCTGGCGGCGGGGTCTTGTTCCCTGGGTGCTGCCAGGAATTCCAGACACAGCGGCCCCTCCACGGGGCTTCCGACGGAGGGCACGGCTAGCTGGGGGCGGCGGCCCGGATCTGGGGACTGGCGAGGAGGGGGGTGCGGacgggcagtggggaggggtctGCAGGACTGGAGACCCTCAGGCCACGCGCGCGTCTCTGGGCCGTGCCGGCTTCTCCCGAGCACTAGAGAGGAGCCGATCACCCGCCTGGGGAGGAGCCTGCCTCGGACACTGAGCCTCAGGCGGTGCAGGGGCGCCCCAGGGTCCCAGCAGCGGAGCCGCCAGTCTGCCCATCGCACATGggtcttcctgccttcctgctgtTGCGAGGCTTCCTTGGGAGTCAGGGTGGCTGGAGCCCAAATCCCAACTCTGGAAGGCAAGCCAGCTACTGGAGGGATCTGGGCAGTTCCTCCCCAGGAATGAGGAGGTTCTGGGGGGCCCCACTCCCAGGGAGCCCCGGGCCTGCCCTGATTCCAGCAGGCTGGCCGGTCTGGGGAGCTCCCGCGGGGGGCACCAGGCCCACGGGTGGCACGCTCTGCCCTCCATGCACGTCCAGGCTCTTCTAAGCAGAAGGCGGGAGGACAGGAGGCGGGGAGTGACTGTTCCCCCAACCCCAGACATACGCAACGGGAACTGAGAGATCCTCAGGGTTTTGCCTAatgctgctgcccccacccccacccctacccccacccccaccctcacccccctccccgtCTCCTGGCTCCCGGCCTCCTTGCCCTCAGCGTGTAGCTCCTCAACCTGCTGCCGGGCCCTTGTGAGGGCAGAGGGTGTGCTCACGGCCAGTGGGGCTCAGACCCGGGAAACCTGGTGGGAACCTGGAGGCACGGGCCGGCCAGGGGGCAAGGCTGGGCccgcttcctcctccccacccctgtggTATCCTAGCTTCCTGTTCTCGATAACCATCAACAGCTTGGCCCAACGGGGCTGGCCCTCTTTCTGattccctcctgcccccttctTTGAATCCCAGGGCCCCACTGGTGGGTTTGGGGGAGCGGTGGAGGCAGAAGCCACCTCGGGTCCCTTCCCGAAGGTCGACCAGGGATTCCCAGgctctcctgcccccacctccgcCCTGTTCTGGGGACCAGAGCCAGCTACTGCTCCAGCTCCTCCTTTCAGGGAAGCCACCCACTCCCCAGAGTGAAGAAGCCTCCGGGACCAGCCAGCCCTGGAGGGGCCGGGAAGGGGCCGGCTCCCGATCCGCACCCCCGGGAGCACGGACAGGTGCTGGAAGGCCTCGCAAGCTGCGCAGAGTCATCCCGGGCTTGGCCCCAAGCACCCCCCCAAtggccagccccctccccaccgcccctccTGTGTGCCCACCCCCTGttgaaaatggtttctttttttgctgtCACCATTGACAGCTGAATCAGAGAAATGGGAGGACGCAAGAGGACGGGGATGGCGCGTGTTGGGGCCGGGACGGGGAGGGTGTTCGCGGTGTTACGAGGTGGAAGGAGCCGTGCAGCGAGCATGACCCGCTGGGCAGCTGGCCAGCAAGGGGCCTCCCGAGGCgaggcgggggcagggggcgctggAGTCCTGGGCGCAGGGGCCACTTCCTGGGACCCCAGACGCGAAGAAGGCATGGgagtcccccaccccccgcccaccccacccgCCGCGCCCCGTGAGGGCCAGAGACTGTCCACTATCTGTAAGTCTGCTGAACTGATGTCAGGATGCTGGGGAGAactggaggggctgggggggaggcagggggagagccCCCCAGATTCTCCTACGAACCGTGTCTACCACCCACTCCCGGGCCTGCTGGTCCATCGCCACCACAGGTAGCTGGCAGCTTGGCTGCGGCTCGAGTCCCAGGGACGGCCCttctggcctggcctgggcctttctgcccctgcttccctcccagCCTGCCCCACCACCTACAGCCACCTCTGCAggtgccccagcccctgcccctgacTCCAGAGCTTGAAGGGGGCAAGGGCTCCCCGGACCACAGGGCGCCGAGGCAGAAGCAGGGCAGTGGGAAGCAGTGTCCGGGCAGGGCCGGCGGGACCAGAACCAGCAGCGAGCTGGGGGCAGCGGGCTGACGCTGCACGTGACCAGAGCCCAGAGGCCAAACAGTCCAGGGAGCAcgcgggcggggggcgaggggagCCAGGGTGGCGGGGAGCGGTCCGGCCCCCTCCgtccccgcacccccgcccgAGGGACCCGGGCAGCCCACCCCGGGGCACAGGCGAGAGGCACCCGACCCCTGGTGGTGGCAGCAGGCGCAGGAGGGCAGCAGGCGGCTGGGGTGTGCGTGGGTGGCAGCGAGGAGGGGCGAGGGAGGAAGCTGGCTTCCTGAAGCTTCCTCAGCCCTCAAAGACCGAccaacagacagacagacagctgGCAAGAGGCGGCCTGGAGGCCACGGCTGCCTCAGTGAGTCCCTGACCGGTGGAGGAGGGGCCCCGTGGTCCTGGGGTGGTGGGGAccccggggaggtgggggggcactCCGGGCAGGTGGGAGCGAGGCTGCGTGGGGTGCCACGCTGTGTGGCCGGGGAATGGGTGCTGCCCCATCAGACGGCCCCGAGGGGCGCGGGGAGGGAGCCCCAGGGCGCTGCAGGGGGACCAGAGGCCAGCCATCCCTTCCTGCTTCGTGCGAGCTTCTCGCTCCCCGCACATCTGCACGGCCGGGGTGTCCCCTCACCTCGGGGCTTAGCGGCTccgccgccgcccccacccctcgGACGCCACGGCCTGGCTCTGGGAGGTGGGGACGGTCCCCCCCAGGAGGACTCAGGCCCACCACCTCCGTGCCCCCCGTCCCCCCAGCTGTCGCCTCACCATGCGCTGCCGCTCAAGGGCTTGTGAGGCCATTTCCTGTGACGGTTACAgaggcgggaggtggggggatgggcggGGAAGAAGGAAACACCCCCAGCCTACCTCCCTGGACAGAGACCTCAGAAGCCAGAATGACCTTGGGCCCGCCCGCAGCGAGGACAGGGTCCCCAAGGGTCCCCAGCTGGCTCTGCTGCTGCCGCCGCGAGAGGCCTCAAACCTCTCATCTCGGAGCGGGCCCGGCCTGGAGGTGGCTTCCGtgagctttctctctcccttccacgCAGAACGCGCGGCTCctgtttcctccctctccttccttacCTGGGCCCCGCGCGGGCCCCCTGTGCTCCAGCCTCGGGCAgcctctgccccccatccccctccGTCTGGAGCCCTTCCTGACCTTGCCTCCCCGCACAAGCTCCATACCTCATTGGGTCCCTCCTCCAACCCCGGCCACCCCACCGCCCTGGGTCCCCCCTCGTAGGGACCCCGGCCTTCTTGCCGTGAAAACGACAGCTCTGCTCGGAGAAGGGACGACACCTGAGAGCGGAGGTGCCAGAAAGCAGGCGGCGGGCCTGGGCTTGGGTGCCTCTCAGGTGGGCAGAGAGGCCGGGGTCAGCTGCCGAGGGCCCTGTCTTTCAGGTGAACCTCATGGCTGCGTGAGCCTCCCCCAGGCCAGCACCCAGCCCAGCATGGTCCAGGACTGGGGGGGGTGCTCGAGAGCACGGCCGTCCACCTGGTCTTTGGGGGGAGCCATGACCCAGCCGCCACCCAGCAAAGCTCCGGCCAAGAAGCACGTGCGGCTGCAGGAGAGGTGAGGCCtttcctggggggcggggggtgtcccAGCCCTGAGACCCTGCGCGGTGCTCTCTGCCTGCCCCTACAGCTCCGAGGCCGAGGGCTGAGGGCTCCAACCTGGAAAGGAACCCAGATGTGCTCATTTGCATGTCATTTGCATGCACTGACAGGTCGGGATAAAGTTTCCCGCCTCCTTGGGCTGCTCCCCAACCCGAGGCGGGGCTGTAGTCCCTGGAGCAGGGCTGTGTTGGGTCTGGGCTCGTCCACGCTCTGGGTGTGGCAGGAGGGGCGCAGGCAGGCAGCTGGAGCGTCGAGGTGACAAAAGGAGGGAACGCAGCGGGGCCAGAGCCCTCGAACCCACCGGGCCTCCGCCCAGGGGAAGACCAGGAGCAGCCTCCTCAGACGTGCCCTGAACCAGCAACAGCAAAAAGCAGCAGCCAGTGGTGTTGTCGTGCCCACAGGAGGGGCTCCAACGTCGCTTTGATGCTGGATGTGCGGTCCCTGGGGGCCGTGGAGCCCATTTGCTCAGTGAACACGCCCCGGGAGGTCACCCTGCACTTTCTGCGCACAGCTGGACACCCCCTCACCCGCTGGGCCCTGCAGCACCAGCCGCCCAGTCCCAAACAGCTGGAGGAGGAATTCCTGGTAAGAACTTGGGGTCCCCCCGCGGTGCTGTGTGCCTCCGAAGCACAGCCAGCCAGCGGGCACCGTACTGTCTTGTCTTCGGGCCTCCGGAAAGAGAACCCACGAGGGAGAAAACCACCCCGTGGGCCCCTCTGCGCTGCACCCCTGCAGACCCACGGAGGCCAGGAGGGAATTGCCGGGATCAGCCCCTGTGGACACAAGgacggggcggcgggggcaggcGGGCACGGGGGTCGATATTCACtcatctcttccctctgccagaaGATCCCCTCGAACTTCGTCAACTCTGAAGACCTGGACATCCCTGGCCACGCCTCCAAGGACCGCTACAAGACCATCCTGCCGAGTAAGAACCGCGTGTCAGGGGAGTGCAGCCGTCCCTGGGCTGGACGGTGTGAGGGCGACAGGCGCGGCCCCAGCGAGGGCGCGTCTACGAGAGCAGTGGCAGGTTTGGGGATGGGAGTCCGGGGCTCTGAGGGGCTGACCCCGCAGGCCCTAAAGGCCCAGGGCCCCGCACAGAAGCAAGCTCCAGACCCTGGGAGACTGACTCCTGCCgctgcccacccacctccagcAACTCCCAGCCCTGAGGCCGTCTCAccgcccacccccgcccccgcccccatccccgcccccacccccgcccctgcccctgcccgcctGGTGGGTCAGCACTCAGCCCAGGGAGCGGGAGGGAGTGGCCCTCGTCCCGGCCCAAGTCAAAGACGGAGGGGAGGTCCCCCCGCTTGCAGGGCCCCGTCCAGAACCAGGCCAGCCCTGGGGGAGTTTGTCTCCTCTGCTCACGAGCCCGGCCTCCGTCCCTGCTGGGACTCGCGTGGGGACAGCCCTCCCGCTCGAGGCAGAGCTGGGCAGGCCCAGTGCAGCCCGAGTCCTGGCGCCTCGTCACCACCGTGCGAGTTTAGCAAGTCACTCGTCCACATCCCGTGTTCACCGTCAGAGAAGACGCTTTCTCCTCGACGTCTCTTTCTCCGTCCCCGTTGGCACAGTCCTGCTccgcccctgcccaccctccgGGCTGGAGTGTCCCGCCGACCGCCCACGAGCCCCTGCTGCTCCAAACCCTTTCTTCCACAGTCCGTCCCCTACAGCCCCACCGGGTCAACCCGCCGGGTCAACCCGCCCCGGGAGGTCCTTTGCTCACGTCCCTCTGCTGCTCAGAGGCCTTCTGCGGCTCCTATTGTCTGCACACGAAGTAATTTAGTGGGTCCGTGGCCACCTGCTATCCCGGACTCGCTGTGACAAGCGCGGGGACTCACCTCTTCCTGACCCCGTGGGAGCTAGCATTAGTCGGTCCCCTTTTGACCTCTGACCTCTGCTGATCTTTACTTCCCAGATCCCCAGAGCCGCGTCTGCCTGGGCCGGGCACAGAGCCAAGAGGACGGAGACTACATCAACGCCAACTACATCCGAGTGAGTGGCCTTGGCCGCCGCTGCCCTGCGGGGAGTGGGCTGTGTTTGAGGACATCTGTCCCCAGAGAACACCTCCCAGCTGTGGGTCCCGCTCCAGTCACCGCTGCCCGGCCCCGCCAAGCTGGGGCAGACCCCGAAGGGGCCCCGGCCACCAGCCAGAGCACAGAGCAGATGTTACGCTGGGATGATACCAGCCCAGGGCCCTTCATCCCCGCCCGCCCTGCACCCAGGGAGCAAGTCGCACCGttgccccgccccctccatcCCGGGGCTCAGCCTGGAAGGTGCTGCACACAAAGGAGCTCTTagctgtctcctctctctctctctctccttcgtGGAGATGGTTTAACATCAGTGTAGGAACCAGGGGGCGGTGGCTCCCTACCCGGGTTCCCCACCTCTGCGGGGGCCCTAAGTAGCTGTCCAGGCAGCGCCCCTAGTGGCCCGGGGTGGCAAGGACGGCGGTCGGAAGGAGACCTCCCATGAGCCGCAGAAACGGGGCGAGCAGcctctctctgggcttcctcATCTGGAGGAGCTGAGGCTCCGAGGGCTCAGGAAGGGGCCGCAGCCCCGAGTGCATCTTGCTACTAAATATGTAAAAGTGATGCGGAACGGCCAGCCGGTCCCTCCACCAAGGGCTGAACGcggttttcttcttttgtgcgGGTAGAAGGCTGCGGGGAGGCAGGGGACGCGCCCCACAAAGGACCAAAGGACGGAACAGGCGCCGGCCTCTCCGTGCACTTTCTGGAATCGGATCTGTACCGCTTCCCGCATGCCAGATACGAGCCCACTtcccagaggaggaagctgaggcttacGGAGGCCGCCACCCCGCTTCCCGCGGCAGAGGGGGGCAGAGCGGTGGTCTGAACCCGCGCTCCTCCTCCCGGAGCCCGTGTGGGgcggcctgatcccaggacctgcaGGGTCCAGGTCCCCCCACCACTGCCCCGGCCCTCTCTCACTGCTTCCCGCCCTTCCTTTgcacacccccccacccagggctatGACGGGCAGGAGAAGGTCTACATTGCCACCCAGGGCCCCATGCCCAACACTGTGTCGGACTTCTGGGAGATGGTGTGGCAGGAGGAAGTGTCACTCATCGTCATGCTCACTCAGCTCCGGGAGGGCAAGGAGGTAGGAGGTGGGGCCGCAGTCCCTAGGGAGCCGCCCGGCTACCCCCTCCCGCACCTCACAGGCCCCTACCCCCTAGGGGGCAGCTCAGCActaggccccccacccccgccccctgccccagtCTGCGCCTCTCAGAAAGTTCTGAGTGTCAGAGGCAGGGCGGGGAGGAGCGAGCAGGTGCCAAGCTCCAGgagcccccctgccccagggctgaCCCAGGCCGCCCATAGCCCCCCAGTGGGCAGGAGAGGGGCCCACTCCCCTTTCTGGCATCCTGGCCCTGCTCCACTGATAGACACTCCCCCTCTGactcccagctccctccctcctagAAATGTGTCCACTACTGGCCCACAGAAGAGGAGACCTATGGACCCTTCCGGATCCGCATCCAAGACACCAAAGAATGTCCAGAGTACACTGTGCGGCAGCTCAGCATCCAGGTACAGGAAGTCCCGGCGGCCCCTGACCTCCACCCGGAAACTCAGGCCCACCCTTCACGGGGAGCCAGGGCTTCGCGCTTCCAAACCTTCTCAAACACGCATCTAAATGAGGAGCTTgaggggcccggggcgggggacTCAGCGGTGGGggtctgcctccggcccaggccgtgaccccgggtcctgggatcaagtaccatgtcaggctccctgcatggagcctgcttctccctctgcctgtgtctctgcctctgtctctcacgaataaataaataacaaaatcttttagaaagTAAAAGAAGAGCTTGAGgcacagaagaaagagaagcataGGTAGTGCCCTAGTGTCAGGGCAGAGCCAACGAACCCACAGGAGCCACCAGGAGGCCCCGGAAAGGAGAGGTGGGGTCCCGGAGTCCTGCTGGAGGAGCCAGGGCGGGAGACGCATGGTGACACACGCCAAGGGCTGGGAAGTGCCTTCTATCAGCACCTGGCGCTTCATACTTTTCCAAGGATTCCTCTATCAGTTCATTATCCCCCAGGCGTCCAGAG harbors:
- the PTPN7 gene encoding tyrosine-protein phosphatase non-receptor type 7 isoform X1 — translated: MVQDWGGCSRARPSTWSLGGAMTQPPPSKAPAKKHVRLQERRGSNVALMLDVRSLGAVEPICSVNTPREVTLHFLRTAGHPLTRWALQHQPPSPKQLEEEFLKIPSNFVNSEDLDIPGHASKDRYKTILPNPQSRVCLGRAQSQEDGDYINANYIRGYDGQEKVYIATQGPMPNTVSDFWEMVWQEEVSLIVMLTQLREGKEKCVHYWPTEEETYGPFRIRIQDTKECPEYTVRQLSIQHQEETRPVKHVLFSAWPDHQTPESAGPLLRLVAEVEDSPEAAASTGPIVVHCSAGIGRTGCFIATRIGCQQLKARGEVDILGIVCQLRLDRGGMIQTTEQYQFLHHTLALYAAQLPEGPCP
- the PTPN7 gene encoding tyrosine-protein phosphatase non-receptor type 7 isoform X2, whose translation is MVQDWGGCSRARPSTWSLGGAMTQPPPSKAPAKKHVRLQERRGSNVALMLDVRSLGAVEPICSVNTPREVTLHFLRTAGHPLTRWALQHQPPSPKQLEEEFLIPSNFVNSEDLDIPGHASKDRYKTILPNPQSRVCLGRAQSQEDGDYINANYIRGYDGQEKVYIATQGPMPNTVSDFWEMVWQEEVSLIVMLTQLREGKEKCVHYWPTEEETYGPFRIRIQDTKECPEYTVRQLSIQHQEETRPVKHVLFSAWPDHQTPESAGPLLRLVAEVEDSPEAAASTGPIVVHCSAGIGRTGCFIATRIGCQQLKARGEVDILGIVCQLRLDRGGMIQTTEQYQFLHHTLALYAAQLPEGPCP
- the PTPN7 gene encoding tyrosine-protein phosphatase non-receptor type 7 isoform X3 — protein: MLDVRSLGAVEPICSVNTPREVTLHFLRTAGHPLTRWALQHQPPSPKQLEEEFLKIPSNFVNSEDLDIPGHASKDRYKTILPNPQSRVCLGRAQSQEDGDYINANYIRGYDGQEKVYIATQGPMPNTVSDFWEMVWQEEVSLIVMLTQLREGKEKCVHYWPTEEETYGPFRIRIQDTKECPEYTVRQLSIQHQEETRPVKHVLFSAWPDHQTPESAGPLLRLVAEVEDSPEAAASTGPIVVHCSAGIGRTGCFIATRIGCQQLKARGEVDILGIVCQLRLDRGGMIQTTEQYQFLHHTLALYAAQLPEGPCP